Proteins from a genomic interval of Bradyrhizobium sp. CCBAU 53340:
- the urtD gene encoding urea ABC transporter ATP-binding protein UrtD, with protein sequence MNVMDTRATSAMLYLDGVHVSFDGFHAINNLSLTLAPGEMRAIIGPNGAGKTTMMDIITGKTKPDEGAVLFDGVTDLTRLDETRIAELGIGRKFQKPTVFESQTVQDNLLLALNVDHSVRGTLFWRGSRAESERIDKVLETIRLTDARNRLAGSLSHGQKQWLEIGMLLAQDPKLLLVDEPVAGMTDVETHLTAELLKEINKTHTVMVVEHDMTFVRELGVKVTCLHEGTVLAEGTIDQVSSNERVIEVYLGR encoded by the coding sequence ATGAACGTCATGGATACCCGTGCGACCTCCGCGATGCTCTATCTCGACGGCGTGCACGTCTCGTTCGATGGCTTCCATGCCATCAACAATCTGTCGCTGACGCTCGCGCCCGGCGAGATGCGCGCGATCATCGGCCCGAACGGCGCCGGCAAGACCACGATGATGGACATCATCACCGGCAAGACCAAGCCGGATGAAGGCGCCGTGCTGTTCGACGGCGTCACCGACCTGACGCGGCTCGACGAGACCCGCATCGCCGAGCTCGGCATCGGCCGCAAATTCCAGAAGCCGACGGTGTTCGAGAGCCAGACCGTGCAGGACAATCTCCTGCTCGCGCTCAATGTCGATCACTCGGTCCGCGGCACGCTGTTCTGGCGCGGCAGCAGGGCGGAGTCCGAGCGCATCGACAAGGTGCTGGAGACGATCCGTCTCACCGACGCCCGCAACCGCCTCGCGGGCAGCCTCAGCCACGGCCAGAAGCAATGGCTCGAGATCGGCATGCTGCTGGCGCAGGATCCGAAACTGCTTCTCGTTGACGAGCCCGTCGCCGGCATGACCGACGTCGAGACGCATCTCACCGCCGAGCTGCTGAAAGAGATCAACAAGACCCATACGGTCATGGTGGTCGAGCACGACATGACGTTCGTGCGCGAGCTCGGGGTCAAGGTCACCTGCCTGCATGAAGGCACCGTGCTCGCCGAGGGAACCATCGACCAGGTCTCGTCCAACGAGCGGGTCATCGAAGTCTATCTGGGACGCTGA
- the urtE gene encoding urea ABC transporter ATP-binding subunit UrtE: MLEVKDINLFYGAAQALRGVSIAAEPGKVTCVLGRNGVGKTSLLRAMVGQYPISSGAIVFDGSDITGLKPYERARKGIGFVPQGREIFPLLTVEENLKTGFGPLKRQDKNIPDDVFSLFPVLQSMLGRRGGDLSGGQQQQLAIGRALVMRPKLLLLDEPTEGIQPSIIKDIGRAISYLRNLGNIAIVLVEQYLDFACELGDSFAVMDRGAVKFTCDRSNLDPSEISRQMAL; the protein is encoded by the coding sequence ATGCTTGAGGTCAAGGACATCAATCTGTTCTACGGCGCGGCGCAGGCACTGCGCGGCGTCTCGATCGCGGCCGAGCCGGGCAAGGTGACCTGCGTGCTCGGGCGCAACGGCGTCGGCAAGACCTCGCTCTTGCGTGCCATGGTCGGGCAATATCCGATCTCCTCGGGCGCAATCGTGTTCGACGGCAGCGACATCACCGGCCTCAAGCCCTATGAGCGGGCGCGCAAGGGCATCGGCTTCGTGCCGCAGGGCCGCGAGATATTCCCGCTTCTCACTGTCGAGGAAAACCTCAAGACCGGCTTCGGCCCGCTCAAGCGCCAGGACAAGAACATTCCGGACGACGTGTTCTCGTTGTTTCCGGTGCTGCAATCCATGCTCGGCCGGCGCGGCGGCGATCTCTCCGGCGGCCAGCAGCAGCAGCTCGCGATCGGGCGTGCGCTGGTGATGCGGCCGAAGCTGCTGCTGCTCGACGAGCCGACCGAAGGCATCCAGCCTTCGATCATCAAGGACATCGGACGGGCCATCTCCTACTTGCGCAACCTCGGCAACATCGCCATCGTGCTGGTCGAACAATATCTCGACTTTGCCTGCGAACTCGGCGACAGCTTTGCGGTGATGGATCGCGGGGCGGTGAAGTTCACCTGCGACCGCTCCAATCTCGACCCAAGCGAGATCAGCCGCCAGATGGCGCTGTAA
- a CDS encoding urease accessory protein UreD, with product MRSDAQVTSLATSSVFEANRARGAVSFDVHARDGVTRRGALHESGSLRVRFPSPEDDGLSGVFVNTAGGVAGGDRFDIEISAAGAARLTLTTAAAEKVYRAPGAAAQLNISLKAAAGAHLSWLPQETILFDRARVHRRFDIELDEAASLLLCEIVVFGRTAMGERVEQGEFVDRWRLRRGGRLVFAETVRLDGHIGAKLARPAAAKGGAAIGTALIVPGDEVLVERIREASESFAGEVGISAWNGFAMARFCAQDAARLRADMMAVLARTGAALPRLWLN from the coding sequence ATGCGCAGCGACGCCCAGGTGACTTCCTTGGCAACATCTTCGGTGTTCGAAGCCAATCGCGCGCGCGGCGCCGTCAGCTTCGACGTGCACGCCCGTGATGGTGTGACGCGACGGGGCGCCTTGCATGAATCCGGCTCGCTCCGTGTGCGCTTTCCCTCGCCGGAGGATGATGGCCTGTCCGGCGTGTTCGTCAACACGGCCGGAGGCGTTGCCGGCGGCGATCGTTTCGACATCGAGATCTCGGCCGCGGGCGCTGCGCGTTTGACGCTGACCACGGCTGCTGCCGAAAAGGTCTACCGCGCGCCGGGAGCGGCGGCGCAGCTCAATATTTCCTTGAAGGCCGCTGCCGGCGCGCATTTGTCCTGGCTGCCTCAGGAGACGATCCTGTTCGATCGCGCGCGGGTGCATCGCCGCTTCGACATCGAGCTGGATGAGGCCGCCTCGCTGCTGTTGTGCGAGATCGTCGTATTCGGCCGCACGGCCATGGGCGAGCGTGTGGAGCAGGGCGAATTCGTCGACCGCTGGCGGCTGCGTCGTGGCGGCCGGCTCGTCTTTGCCGAGACCGTCCGGCTCGATGGCCATATCGGCGCAAAACTGGCGCGGCCGGCGGCCGCCAAGGGCGGGGCCGCGATCGGCACGGCGCTGATCGTGCCTGGTGACGAGGTGTTGGTCGAGCGCATCCGTGAGGCATCGGAATCTTTCGCCGGCGAGGTCGGGATTTCAGCCTGGAACGGCTTTGCAATGGCGCGGTTCTGTGCCCAAGATGCGGCACGTTTGCGTGCCGACATGATGGCCGTGCTGGCGCGCACCGGCGCCGCGCTGCCCCGGCTGTGGCTGAACTGA
- a CDS encoding urease subunit gamma translates to MNLSPREKDKLLISMAAIVARRRLDRGVKLNHPEAVAIISDFILEGARDGRTVAELMQSGAQVLTRDQVMPGIPEMIHDIQVEATFPDGTKLVTVHEPIR, encoded by the coding sequence ATGAACCTGTCTCCCCGCGAAAAGGACAAGCTTCTGATCTCGATGGCGGCCATCGTGGCCCGTCGCAGGCTGGACCGCGGTGTCAAGCTCAACCATCCCGAGGCGGTCGCGATCATCTCCGACTTCATCCTCGAGGGCGCGCGTGACGGCCGTACCGTCGCCGAGCTGATGCAATCGGGCGCGCAGGTGCTCACCCGCGACCAGGTGATGCCCGGCATCCCCGAGATGATCCACGACATCCAGGTCGAGGCGACGTTTCCCGACGGCACCAAGCTCGTCACCGTGCACGAACCGATCCGATAG
- a CDS encoding urease subunit beta — MIPGELFIQDGEIELNAGRKTVTLTVANTGDRPIQVGSHYHFFETNPALKFDRKKSRGMRLDIAAGTAVRFEPGQTRDVQLVALAGKKTIYGFRGDVMGKL; from the coding sequence ATGATTCCCGGCGAACTCTTCATCCAGGACGGCGAGATCGAGCTCAATGCCGGCCGCAAGACCGTGACGCTGACGGTCGCCAACACCGGCGACCGCCCGATCCAGGTCGGCTCGCACTATCATTTCTTCGAGACCAACCCGGCGCTGAAATTCGACCGCAAGAAGTCCCGCGGCATGCGCCTCGACATCGCCGCCGGCACCGCGGTCCGCTTCGAGCCCGGCCAGACCCGCGACGTGCAGCTCGTCGCGCTCGCGGGCAAGAAGACCATCTACGGTTTTCGTGGCGACGTAATGGGGAAGCTGTGA
- a CDS encoding HD domain-containing protein, with protein MLSPIRLVSEAAELAARRHNGMARKGRGNEPYINHLAEVANLLATATDGADAELVAAGWLHDAIEDTDTTREELAQTFSERVASLVVECTDDMSLPKTERRRRQIEDAPHKSPGAKLIKIADKISNIGARIHSDPSTEERDDLADYSGWAERVVAGCRGGNAWLDTKFDDAVKAAKALL; from the coding sequence ATGCTCTCGCCGATACGTCTTGTCTCTGAAGCTGCCGAGCTCGCCGCGCGCCGCCACAACGGCATGGCGCGCAAGGGGCGCGGCAACGAACCCTACATCAATCACCTCGCCGAGGTTGCGAACCTGCTCGCGACCGCGACCGACGGCGCCGATGCCGAGCTGGTCGCGGCCGGCTGGCTGCACGATGCAATCGAGGACACCGACACCACACGCGAAGAGCTTGCGCAGACCTTCTCGGAGCGCGTCGCGTCCCTGGTCGTCGAATGCACCGACGACATGAGCTTGCCGAAGACCGAGCGGCGACGGAGGCAGATCGAGGACGCTCCGCACAAATCTCCCGGCGCAAAGCTGATCAAGATCGCCGACAAGATCAGCAATATCGGCGCCCGCATTCATTCTGATCCGTCCACTGAAGAGCGCGACGACCTCGCCGACTACAGCGGCTGGGCCGAGCGGGTCGTCGCGGGGTGCCGCGGCGGCAATGCATGGCTCGATACGAAATTCGATGATGCCGTGAAAGCAGCGAAGGCTTTGCTGTGA
- the ureC gene encoding urease subunit alpha, translating into MSVKMKRSVYADMFGPTTGDRVRLADTDLIIEVEKDFTTYGEEVKFGGGKVIRDGMGQSQVTNKQGAADTVITNALIVDHWGIVKADVAIKDGMISAIGKAGNPDIQPGVTIIIGPGTDVIAGEGKILTAGGFDSHIHFICPQQIEHALMSGVTSMLGGGTGPSHGTFATTCTPGPWHIARMIQSFDAFPVNLGISGKGNASRPAALVEMIKAGACALKLHEDWGTTPAAIDNCLSVADDHDIQVMLHSDTLNESGFVEDTIKAFKGRTIHAFHTEGAGGGHAPDIIKVAGLKNVLPSSTNPTRPFTRNTIDEHLDMLMVCHHLDPSIAEDLAFAESRIRKETIAAEDILHDLGALSMMSSDSQAMGRLGEVIIRTWQTADKMKKQRGSLPQDKGKDSDNFRVKRYIAKYTINPAIAHGVSKLIGSVEKGKLADLVLWSPAFFGVKPDCIIKGGTIVAAPMGDPNASIPTPQPVHYQPMFGAFGKARTASSVVFTSKAAVTGGLARKLGIDKKLYAVQNTRSKISKKSMIHNDATPNIEVDPETYEVRADGELLTCPPAEVLPMAQRYFMY; encoded by the coding sequence ATGTCCGTCAAGATGAAGCGTTCCGTCTATGCCGATATGTTCGGCCCGACCACCGGCGACAGGGTTCGGCTCGCCGACACCGATCTCATCATCGAAGTGGAGAAGGATTTCACCACCTATGGCGAAGAGGTGAAGTTCGGCGGCGGCAAGGTGATCCGTGACGGCATGGGGCAATCGCAGGTCACCAACAAGCAGGGCGCGGCCGACACCGTCATCACCAATGCGCTGATTGTCGACCACTGGGGTATCGTGAAGGCTGACGTCGCCATCAAGGACGGCATGATCTCGGCGATCGGCAAGGCCGGCAATCCCGACATCCAGCCGGGCGTCACCATCATCATCGGCCCCGGCACCGACGTGATCGCGGGCGAAGGCAAGATCCTCACCGCCGGCGGCTTCGACAGCCACATCCATTTCATCTGCCCCCAACAGATCGAACACGCGTTGATGTCAGGCGTCACCTCGATGCTGGGTGGCGGTACCGGTCCGTCGCACGGCACTTTCGCCACCACCTGCACGCCCGGCCCCTGGCACATCGCGCGGATGATCCAGTCGTTCGATGCTTTCCCGGTCAATCTCGGCATCTCAGGCAAGGGCAATGCATCGCGCCCGGCGGCGCTGGTCGAGATGATCAAGGCCGGCGCCTGCGCGCTGAAGCTGCACGAGGATTGGGGCACGACGCCGGCTGCGATCGACAATTGCCTCTCGGTCGCCGATGACCACGACATTCAGGTCATGCTGCATTCCGATACGCTGAACGAATCCGGCTTCGTCGAAGACACCATCAAGGCCTTCAAGGGCCGCACCATCCATGCCTTCCATACCGAGGGTGCCGGCGGCGGCCACGCCCCCGACATCATCAAGGTCGCGGGCCTGAAGAATGTGCTGCCGTCCTCGACCAATCCGACGCGCCCCTTCACCCGCAACACCATCGACGAGCATCTCGACATGCTGATGGTGTGCCACCATCTCGATCCCTCGATCGCGGAAGATCTGGCCTTCGCCGAAAGCCGCATCCGCAAGGAGACCATTGCGGCCGAGGATATCCTGCACGATCTCGGCGCGCTCTCGATGATGTCCTCGGATTCGCAAGCCATGGGCCGTCTCGGCGAGGTGATCATCCGCACCTGGCAGACCGCCGACAAGATGAAGAAGCAGCGCGGCTCGCTGCCGCAGGACAAGGGCAAGGACAGCGACAATTTCCGCGTCAAGCGCTACATCGCGAAATACACCATCAACCCTGCGATCGCGCACGGCGTGTCCAAGCTGATCGGCTCGGTCGAGAAGGGCAAGCTCGCCGATCTCGTGCTGTGGTCGCCGGCCTTCTTCGGCGTCAAGCCGGATTGCATCATCAAGGGCGGCACCATCGTCGCAGCGCCCATGGGCGACCCCAACGCCTCGATCCCGACGCCGCAGCCGGTGCACTACCAACCGATGTTCGGCGCCTTCGGCAAGGCGCGCACCGCGTCGTCCGTGGTGTTCACTTCGAAGGCCGCGGTAACCGGCGGGCTGGCGCGCAAGCTCGGCATCGACAAGAAGCTCTATGCGGTCCAGAACACCCGCAGCAAGATCTCCAAGAAGAGCATGATCCACAACGACGCGACGCCCAACATCGAGGTCGATCCGGAGACCTACGAGGTGCGCGCCGACGGCGAGCTTCTGACCTGTCCGCCCGCCGAGGTGCTGCCGATGGCCCAGCGATATTTCATGTACTGA
- a CDS encoding putative quinol monooxygenase, with product MIYVVATLTIKPETRAEFIAAATACIKETRKEPGNIAYDLHESVTDPAKMVFVEQWENMEALGPHRAAEHMKTFGRVAVKCFTAPPKIEYITPEKVETR from the coding sequence GTGATCTACGTCGTTGCCACCCTGACCATCAAGCCCGAGACGCGTGCCGAATTCATTGCAGCCGCGACCGCCTGCATCAAGGAGACGCGGAAAGAGCCCGGTAATATCGCCTACGACCTGCACGAAAGCGTCACCGATCCCGCCAAGATGGTGTTCGTCGAGCAGTGGGAGAACATGGAGGCGTTGGGGCCGCATCGCGCTGCCGAGCACATGAAGACGTTCGGTCGGGTCGCCGTAAAGTGCTTCACGGCGCCGCCGAAGATCGAATACATCACGCCCGAGAAGGTCGAGACGAGGTAA
- a CDS encoding urease accessory protein UreE translates to MIRATQVRGQHRFTETPADTVVLDFDDRHRRRMAMTGTRGLEFLLDLENAVALRGGDALVLEDGRLVEVVAAPEPLLEIRGRDPHHLVRVAWHLGNRHLPTQLMTKALRIRRDHVIEAMVKGLGAKVIEIEAPFDPEGGAYAEAGHAHGHDDHAHHAHGHHDPHDHGHHDHGHDHHHDHAAHDHGHDHHHHHDEHCDHPDHHHGHTHGHDHK, encoded by the coding sequence ATGATCCGGGCAACGCAGGTCAGGGGACAGCACCGTTTCACGGAAACGCCGGCGGATACGGTCGTGCTCGATTTCGACGATCGGCACCGCCGCCGCATGGCGATGACGGGGACACGGGGTCTCGAATTCCTGCTTGATCTGGAGAACGCCGTCGCGCTGCGCGGCGGCGATGCGCTGGTGCTGGAGGACGGAAGGCTGGTCGAGGTGGTGGCCGCGCCCGAGCCGCTGCTGGAGATCCGCGGCCGCGACCCGCATCACCTGGTCCGCGTGGCCTGGCACCTCGGCAACCGCCATCTGCCGACACAGCTGATGACCAAAGCCTTGCGCATCCGCCGCGATCACGTCATCGAAGCGATGGTGAAGGGGCTTGGCGCGAAGGTGATCGAGATCGAGGCGCCGTTCGATCCCGAAGGCGGCGCCTATGCCGAGGCCGGGCATGCGCATGGCCATGATGACCATGCGCACCACGCTCATGGGCACCACGACCCCCACGATCACGGTCATCACGACCATGGCCATGACCATCATCATGATCATGCCGCGCATGACCATGGCCATGATCACCACCATCACCACGACGAACATTGCGATCATCCCGATCATCACCACGGCCACACGCATGGTCATGACCACAAATGA
- a CDS encoding urease accessory protein UreF, with protein MVMTTNEQVGAGDLVEREAAALYRLMTWLSPAFPVGGFSYSSGIEWAVEAGDITDVATLADWLDAMLGDGSGFCDATFLVQAYRAAEAGEDAALGDIAELAAAFVPSRERQLETTSQGRAFIDITRAAWDANGLDAMVAACRTPLVYPVAVGVVAAMHAVPLAPTLHAFLHALVSNWISAASRLIPLGQTDSQRVLVKLEAAAAVTANRALNATLDDLGSATFRADLASLRHETQYTRLFRS; from the coding sequence ATGGTCATGACCACAAATGAGCAGGTCGGTGCCGGCGACCTCGTCGAGCGCGAGGCGGCGGCGCTGTACCGGCTGATGACGTGGCTGTCGCCGGCATTTCCCGTCGGCGGCTTCTCCTATTCCAGCGGCATCGAATGGGCGGTCGAAGCGGGTGATATCACTGATGTCGCGACGTTGGCCGACTGGCTCGACGCGATGCTCGGCGACGGCTCGGGCTTTTGCGATGCGACGTTTCTGGTGCAGGCCTATCGCGCCGCCGAGGCCGGCGAGGATGCCGCGCTCGGCGATATCGCCGAGCTCGCCGCCGCCTTCGTGCCGTCGCGCGAGCGGCAGCTCGAGACGACCTCGCAGGGCCGCGCCTTCATCGACATCACCCGTGCCGCGTGGGATGCGAACGGCCTGGATGCCATGGTTGCGGCATGCCGTACGCCATTGGTCTATCCCGTTGCCGTCGGCGTCGTCGCCGCAATGCACGCGGTGCCGTTGGCCCCGACGCTGCACGCCTTCCTGCATGCGCTGGTCTCGAACTGGATCTCGGCGGCGAGCCGGCTCATTCCGCTCGGCCAGACCGACAGCCAGCGCGTGCTGGTGAAGCTGGAAGCCGCCGCCGCCGTCACAGCCAATCGGGCGCTGAATGCGACGCTGGACGATCTCGGCAGCGCGACCTTTCGCGCCGATCTCGCCAGCCTCAGGCACGAGACGCAATATACGCGGCTATTCAGGTCATGA
- the ureG gene encoding urease accessory protein UreG, whose protein sequence is MSKSHGPLRVGVGGPVGSGKTALMDLLCKTMRERYDIAAITNDIYTKWDAEFLVRSGSLTPDRIAGVETGGCPHTAIREDASMNLAAVADMRAKFPGLDLVLIESGGDNLAATFSPELADLTIYVIDVAAGDKIPSKGGPGITRSDLLVINKIDLAPHVGASLEKMNTDAKRMRGERPFVMTNLKKSEGLDRIVGFIETKGGLKRAD, encoded by the coding sequence ATGTCGAAATCTCACGGCCCCTTGCGTGTCGGCGTCGGCGGTCCCGTTGGATCGGGCAAGACCGCGCTGATGGACCTGCTCTGCAAGACCATGCGGGAGCGCTACGACATCGCCGCGATTACCAACGACATCTACACCAAGTGGGATGCGGAATTCCTCGTGCGTTCCGGCTCGCTGACGCCGGACCGCATCGCCGGCGTCGAGACCGGCGGTTGCCCGCACACAGCGATCCGCGAGGACGCTTCGATGAATCTCGCCGCCGTTGCGGACATGCGGGCCAAATTCCCCGGGCTCGACCTGGTGCTGATCGAATCCGGCGGCGACAATCTCGCGGCCACTTTTTCCCCGGAGCTTGCCGACCTCACCATCTATGTGATCGACGTTGCCGCCGGCGACAAGATTCCGTCCAAGGGCGGCCCCGGCATCACACGGTCCGACCTCCTGGTCATCAACAAGATCGACCTCGCGCCCCATGTCGGGGCGTCCCTCGAGAAGATGAACACCGACGCTAAACGCATGCGCGGCGAACGCCCCTTCGTCATGACCAACCTGAAGAAAAGCGAGGGGCTCGACCGTATCGTCGGCTTCATCGAGACCAAAGGTGGGCTGAAACGAGCGGATTGA
- a CDS encoding HWE histidine kinase domain-containing protein: protein MVRLGFIIGFIALLGALLSGLAAYRVHDQELALDRIALARAIDVHASLVQDRSTERELLARVASGLFRAPSVLKPNMLEPLRSAIYAFKTDFVVAGWVARLQPNELAAAQNAIAAAGFPKPQIRDFSDKPIDPASLTHPIDVLMDLEPRSDETKALPGSSYDNDPVRSAMLTRARIEKRSIASDPVPLLRGNGPIGVIVAAPVIPEGATEPAGFITFSYELATLMLTNDDLSLFSVALKDPRKEGSELVANDQGVVSTRMTSPDGPAPSATRTVSFGGRDWQLGYYAKTNSARRAEQTAIIVAAIGFAITAMVCGLFGYVAYNNLRLSREIQVRIGFERRLTAVIDELNHRVKNILAVIQSIVTRTLRHGSDIDVARELLIGRIHAMSNVVSLLSESQWQGVKLKGLFEARAIPHADRIAVSGPDIAVSARAAQSLSLLFFELASHSDEGLSLVGKHPHITANWTVTGEAGEEVFQFRWEEFNTSEATRRPDSDFGLILLDRVAPEALGGTAKRYFTDVSYVYELIAPMETVVDMTERDRTDKISAPVRPAK from the coding sequence GTGGTCCGGCTGGGTTTCATCATCGGCTTCATCGCTCTGCTCGGAGCCTTGCTCTCCGGGCTCGCGGCGTATCGCGTCCACGACCAGGAGCTGGCGCTGGACCGGATTGCGCTGGCGCGCGCGATCGACGTTCATGCGAGCCTGGTCCAGGACAGATCGACCGAGCGCGAGCTGCTGGCGCGTGTCGCCTCAGGCCTGTTCCGCGCGCCGTCGGTGCTGAAGCCGAACATGCTGGAGCCGCTGCGTTCGGCCATCTACGCCTTCAAGACCGACTTCGTAGTGGCCGGCTGGGTCGCGCGGCTGCAGCCGAACGAGCTCGCCGCGGCACAGAACGCCATTGCGGCGGCCGGCTTCCCGAAGCCGCAGATCCGGGATTTCAGCGACAAGCCGATCGACCCGGCCAGCCTGACCCATCCGATCGACGTGCTGATGGATCTCGAGCCGCGTAGCGACGAGACCAAGGCGCTGCCGGGCAGTAGCTACGACAACGACCCGGTTCGCAGTGCAATGCTGACGCGGGCCAGGATCGAGAAGCGGTCAATTGCCTCCGACCCGGTGCCGCTGCTGCGCGGGAACGGGCCGATCGGCGTCATCGTGGCGGCTCCGGTCATTCCCGAGGGCGCCACCGAGCCGGCCGGCTTCATCACGTTTTCCTATGAGCTCGCCACGCTGATGCTGACCAATGACGATCTGTCATTGTTCTCCGTGGCGCTCAAGGATCCGCGCAAGGAGGGCAGCGAGCTCGTTGCCAACGACCAGGGCGTGGTTTCGACCCGCATGACGTCGCCGGACGGGCCGGCCCCATCGGCGACGCGCACGGTGAGTTTCGGCGGTCGCGACTGGCAGCTCGGCTATTACGCCAAGACCAATTCGGCGCGGCGCGCGGAGCAGACCGCGATCATCGTGGCGGCGATCGGCTTCGCGATCACCGCGATGGTGTGCGGCCTGTTCGGCTACGTCGCCTACAACAATCTCAGGCTCAGCCGCGAAATCCAGGTGCGGATCGGCTTCGAGCGGCGATTGACCGCGGTCATCGACGAGCTGAATCATCGCGTGAAGAACATCCTCGCGGTAATCCAGTCGATCGTGACCCGCACGCTGCGCCATGGCTCCGACATCGATGTCGCGCGCGAGCTCCTGATCGGCCGCATCCACGCCATGTCGAACGTGGTGTCGCTGCTCAGCGAGAGTCAGTGGCAGGGCGTCAAGCTGAAGGGCCTGTTCGAAGCGCGTGCCATTCCGCATGCCGATCGCATCGCCGTCAGCGGGCCTGACATCGCCGTCAGCGCGCGTGCGGCGCAGAGCCTGTCGCTGCTGTTCTTCGAGCTCGCCTCGCACTCGGACGAAGGCCTGTCGCTGGTCGGCAAGCATCCGCACATCACCGCAAACTGGACGGTGACGGGCGAAGCGGGTGAGGAGGTTTTCCAGTTCCGCTGGGAGGAGTTCAACACCAGCGAGGCGACGCGCCGGCCGGATTCAGATTTCGGCCTGATCCTGCTCGACCGTGTCGCGCCCGAAGCGCTCGGCGGCACAGCCAAGCGCTACTTCACCGACGTCTCCTATGTCTACGAGCTGATAGCGCCGATGGAAACGGTCGTCGACATGACCGAACGCGACCGCACCGACAAGATCTCGGCGCCGGTGCGGCCGGCGAAGTAG
- a CDS encoding RidA family protein: MIKRILPYEGLLHEVVEHAGVLYIGGIVPEDTSRDMSGQANDVLGQLSQLLKTLGSDMANVLQVTIFMTDLSEKAAFNAAWKAHFAEAHLPARAAVGVADLGPGVKLEMTAVAARPTSA, from the coding sequence ATGATCAAACGCATCTTGCCATACGAAGGCTTGCTCCATGAAGTCGTCGAGCATGCAGGTGTGCTCTATATCGGCGGAATTGTCCCCGAGGACACCAGCCGCGACATGTCCGGCCAGGCCAACGATGTGCTTGGCCAGTTGTCGCAACTCCTGAAGACTCTCGGATCCGACATGGCCAACGTCTTGCAGGTGACCATCTTCATGACTGACCTGAGCGAGAAGGCTGCGTTCAATGCGGCCTGGAAGGCGCACTTCGCGGAAGCTCATCTGCCTGCGCGTGCTGCCGTCGGCGTGGCCGATCTCGGTCCTGGCGTCAAACTCGAGATGACGGCAGTCGCCGCACGACCAACCTCGGCCTGA
- a CDS encoding TetR/AcrR family transcriptional regulator codes for MRKETGLVIAKSTSDAAEGAPRRGRPRSVETTHAILESAYALMATTGLGATTIDAVARHSNVSKMTIYKWWPSREALLIDAFLHHAAQMLPLPPVSAGTPAARARRHAAAYAEALQGEFGKVQLAVISECISKTGSAELFYARYLQFRRDALVDMIATGQRDGSIQAEGPAEDLYDAIYGSLFYRYVFGIAPITPAYARSLVDLVLRPKG; via the coding sequence CTGCGCAAGGAGACCGGCTTGGTCATAGCGAAAAGCACGTCTGATGCAGCCGAGGGCGCACCCCGGCGCGGCCGGCCGCGCTCGGTCGAGACCACCCATGCCATTCTCGAAAGCGCCTATGCGCTGATGGCCACGACCGGCCTTGGCGCAACCACGATCGATGCGGTCGCGCGCCATTCCAACGTCTCCAAGATGACGATCTACAAATGGTGGCCGTCGCGGGAGGCGCTGCTGATCGACGCCTTTCTCCACCACGCCGCACAAATGCTGCCGCTGCCACCCGTGAGCGCGGGCACGCCCGCAGCGCGCGCGCGCCGCCATGCCGCGGCCTATGCCGAAGCCCTGCAAGGCGAGTTCGGCAAGGTGCAGCTTGCCGTCATCTCCGAATGCATCTCCAAGACCGGCTCCGCCGAACTGTTCTATGCCCGCTATCTGCAATTTCGCCGCGACGCGCTGGTGGATATGATCGCGACCGGCCAGCGCGACGGCAGCATCCAGGCCGAAGGCCCGGCGGAGGATCTCTACGACGCCATCTATGGCAGCCTGTTCTATCGCTACGTGTTCGGCATCGCGCCGATCACGCCGGCCTATGCGCGCAGCCTGGTCGACCTGGTGCTGCGGCCGAAGGGCTAA